The genomic region CAGAGACTGAGACTGGGGTCGAATATGCTCGGCATGTCCTTCCTCCTCGCGCCTAACAGCAGGCCGATTTCACTCGGACCAGGAGCGCGCCCTGAATGTCAAAAGGCCCTAGAAGGCGGGGGACTCTTCGATCCCTATCCTCTGCATGCGCAGCATGCCGGCGCGCGGATCGGCGGTCAGCTGGTCCTGGGCCGCGAGGAGGGGGCCCAAGGTGTCCGAGAGCCGCGCCACGCGGTCGAGCAGCACGACCAGCCGGGCGCCGTCCAGCGTGCCGCCCAGCATGTCCTGGAGCAGGGCATCCCAGGGATCGCGACGCTCGGGGAAATCTTCGAGGCGAATCTCGTCAGGATCGGCGCCGATGGCTTCCGCGGCCAGGGCGAGCGCCCGGCGCATGCCGCCCAATTCGTCGACCAGTCCCAGGTCCCGAGCGGCTTCACCGGTCCAGACCTGACCCTTGGCAGCGGCGCTGACGGCATCCGCGCTCAAACCGCGCCCGTCGGCGACCTTCCCGGTGAAGTCCTCGTAGGTCGCGTCGAGGCGGCTGTTCAGGCGCCGCCAGCCCTCCTCGTCGAAGCGTTGGTTGCTGCTCCAGAGATTGGCGTTGTCGCCCGCCTGTACGCCGTCCCAGGATATCTCCAGCTTGTCCCACAGTCCGGAGAGCACGAACTTGCCGGCCACCACGCCGATCGAACCGGTCACCGTGCCCGGCTGGGCAACGATCTTGTGCGCCGGTGCGGCGACGAAGTAGCCGCCGGAGGCGGCGAGGCCGCTCATGGAGACGATGACCGGCTTGCCGAGCTCGCGCGCGCGCTGCATCTCGCGCCAGATCGTGTCGGCCGCGACATAGGACCCGCCGGGGCTGTCGACCCGGAAGACGATGGCCTCGATGTCGGGATCGTCGATCGCATCGGCGATCGCCCGGGCCACGGTGTCCGATCCCATAACAACGCCGCCGAAGGCCGGGTCGTTCTCGCTCTCCGCCAGCTGCACCGGACCCAGACCGTAGACCAGGGCGACGGCCCGGCCCGGCTCTTCCTCGACCGTCTGGGCGTCGGCATAGGTGTTGAGCGCCAGGAACTCCACATCCTCGCCGGCCGCCTCGGTAATCCGTGCGTCCACCTGGTCCCAATAGGCGAGCTCGTCGACCAGGCCGGCCTCGACCGACGCGGTGCTCATGTGAGGCGCGCTGTCGATCAGTCCGCGCACCTGCTCCGGCGAGAGCGCTCTTTCCTCAGCGATACCGGCGGCGATCTGCCCCAGCAGGGAGTCCAGAAGCTGCTGAAGATTCTGCCGCTGCGGCTCGGGCAGGCTGTTCTCCGTGAAGGTGGCCAGCGCGCCTTTGAACTCTTCGCGCTGGCCGACCTGCGGCTCGACCCCGATTTCGTCGAGGGCATCGCGCAGGAAGGGGCTCTGAATGAGAAAGCCGGTCAAGTCGAGATCGCCCGACGGCTGCATGAAGACCCGCCCAAAGGCGCTGGCCAGGTAGTAGTGCCGCGTGCCGTTGCCTCCTTCACCGAAGCTTTCGGCAAAGGCGAAGGCAAATTTCTCGTTGTCGCGGAAGCTCTTCACCGCGTCGCGGATCTCCTGGATCTGGGCGACGCCCAGCCGCCCGCGCCCGACACGGGCGACCAGCCCCTTGACCCGCGGGTCGGCGGCGGCCGCCTCGAGCGCCTCCAGGGTGTCCCGCAGCACCACGGCATCCGAGAGCGACGCTCTCGACAGCGGGTTGTCCGGCAGGGTCTCGACGACACCCTTGGAGAAATCCATGGTCAGCACGACCTTCTCCGGGATCTGTGTCTCCTGCGGAGCGGCGAAGATGCCGATGCCAACCACCACCAGCACGACCAGCAAGCCGACCGTCGCGAAGATGCCGACGATGCATTTGAGAATGAAGAGAACAGCGCGCATGGTCTTCCCTGAATGGAGGCGTTCGGCCGCTCGGTTCGGGCCGGGTTCGAAGCGGGATGACGTGCAGATAATCTCCGACGCGTGGAAAGTCGAGCCTTGATTGGGACCGGGCCGGGGCCGAGGGAAGGGCATTCTTGACGAAGCGGGCGAGACGATCCGGTGGGCGGCAGGCCGAGCTGGTCATCGATAGTGTCGGCGGCCGCGGCGACGGCGTCGGGCAGTTCGAGGGCCGCCCGGTCTTCGTGCCGCAGGCGCTGCCGGGCGAGCGCCTGCGCGTACGGCTCGGAGGCAAGCGCGCGGGCGGACTCTCGGGCGAAGCCTTGGAGCTGCTGACGGCCGCGCCGGACCGCCGTTCGCCGCCTTGTCCCAACTTCGGACCCTGCGGCGGCTGCGCCCTCCAGCACTGGGAGGAAGACTCCTATCGCCGGTGGAAACGCGGGCTGGTCGTCGAGGCGCTTTCCAGGCGTGGCCTGCCGGGCGCGCGGGTCGGCGAGCTGGTGTCGATCCCGGCGGGCACCCGCCGGCGCGCCAGCCTGTCCGCGGTGCGTCTCGCCCACGACATCCGCCTCGGGTTCCACGAGCAGCGGAGCGGCAAGGTTGCGGACATCGAGGGCTGCCTGATCCTGACGCCGTCGCTCATGGCCTTGCTGCCGATCCTGCGGACGGGGCTGGCCCCGGTGCTCGCGCCGGGCGAGGATATGGGCGTCATGGTGACCGAGACCGACGGCGGCCCCGACGTTCTGCTGTCGGCCCGCCGCGCGCCGGCCCGCCGCGAGCGTGAGGCGCTCTCCCGTTTCGCCGAGACCGCGGACCTCGCCCGGCTGTCCTGGATCGCCCCGGCGAGTGCGCCCGAGCCCCTGGCCCTGCGCCGGCCCGCCACTGTGGAATTCGCCAGGGCCCACGTCGAACCGCCGCCCGGCGGCTTCCTGCAGCCCAGCCGGGAAGGCGAGCAGGCCCTGGTCGAACGGGTCCTCCAGGTGATGCCTTCGGCGCCCGGCCAGATCCTCGAGCTCTATGCCGGTTGCGGCAGCTTCACCTTCGCGCTCGCCAAGGCCGCCCGCGTGCGGGCCGTGGAGGGCGATGCGGCGGCCCTCGCCGCCCTCGCGCGGGCCGCCGCCGGGGCCGGCCTGTCGGGCCGGATCGAGACGGAACAGCGCGACCTCGCGCGCCGTCCTCTGCTGGCCGGGGAGATGGCGGGCTTCGACGCGCTGGTCTTCGACCCGCCCCGCGACGGCGCTAGGGAGCAGGCAGCGGAGATCGCCCGGTCCCGGGTTCCTACGGTCGTCGCCGTCTCCTGCAACCCGCGCAGCTTCGCGCGCGATGCCAGGATCCTGGCGGACGGCGGCTACGTTCTAGAGGGTGTCACGCCGGTCGATCAGTTCCTCTGGTCGGCCCACGTGGAGCTGGTCGCGACGTTCCGTCGCTAGAGCGGATTCACGCGATTGAATGGATCGCCCCGGGCGAGTCCATTCAATCGCGATCTGCTCTAGCCGCACTGCGCGCGGTGGCGCAGCAGGTGGTCGGCCAGGACCAGGGCCATCATGGCCTCGCCGACCGGCACCGCGCGGATGCCGACACAGGGGTCGTGGCGCCCCTTGGTGACGATCTCCGTGTCCTGGCCGAAGCGGTCGACCGTCCTGCGCGGACTGAGAATCGACGAGGTCGGCTTGACCGCGAAGCGCACCACGATCTCCTGGCCGCTGGAGATCCCGCCCAGGACGCCCCCGGCGGCGTTCGAGAGGAAGGTGACCTCGCCGTCCGCCATGCGCATTTCGTCGGCATTCTCCTCGCCGGAAAGCGCCGCGGCGGCGAAGCCGGCGCCGATCTCCACGCCCTTGACCGCGTTGATCGACATCATCGCCTTGGCCAGATCGGCGTCCAGCTTGTCGTAGATCGGCTCGCCAAGGCCCGCCGGCACGCCACTCGCCCGCACTTCGATGACCGCGCCGGCCGACGAGCCCGCCTTGCGCCGCTGGTCGAGGAAATCGGCCCAGGTCTTGGCGGCCTCGGGGTCCGGGCACCAGAAGGGGTTCTTGTCGACCTCGTCCCAGTCCCAGTTCGACGGGTTGATGCCATGCGGGCCGACCTGGATCAGGGCGGCGCGGATCACGACTTTCTGGTCCAGCAGATAGTCCAGGGTCTTGCGGGCGACCGCGCCGGCCGCGACCCGCATGGCCGTCTCTCGGGCCGAGGAGCGGCCGCCGCCGCGGTGGTCGTAGTGGCCGTACTTCTTCCAGTATGTGTATTCCGCGTGGCCGGGCCGGAACTTGTCCTTGATGTCGCCGTAGTCCTTGCTGCGCTGGTCGACGTTGTCGATCAGCAGCGCGATGGGGGTCCCCGTCGTTACGCCCTCGAAGGTGCCGGAGAGAATTCTGACGTTGTCCGGCTCCCGCCGCTGGGTCACGTAGCGCGACTGGCCCGGCCGGCGCCGATCGAGGTAGGGCTGGATGTCCTCCTCGCCGAGCGGAATCCGGGGCGGGACGCCGTCGACCAGGCAGCCGATCGCCGGCCCGTGGCTCTCGCCCCAGGTGGCGAAGCGGAAGGAATGACCGAAGGCGTTTCCGGGCATGGTCGGCGCCTGTCTAGAGGCCCCGCGCCGTCACGAATCTGGGTTCAGGGTCTTGAGGAGGTCGGCGACCTGCGGTGCCGCGTCGACCGCCATCATCCCGACCGAATGGTAGCCGCAGTCGACGTGGTGGACCTCGCCGGTGACCCCGGTCGCCAGATCCGACAGCAGGTAGAGAGCGGCGCCGCCGACCTGCTCCAGCGTGACGTTGCGCCGGAGCGGCGAGTTGTACTCGTTCCATTTCAGGATGTAGCGGAAGTCGCCGATCCCCGAGGCCGCCAGGGTCTTGATCGGCCCGGCCGAGATCGCGTTGACCCGGATGTTGTCCTGTCCCAGGTCGGCGGCCAGGTAGCGCACGCTGGCCTCGAGCGCCGCCTTGGCGACGCCCATGACGTTGTAGTGGGGCATGACCCGTTCCGCGCCGTAGTAGGTCAGGGTCAGCATGCTGCCGCCGCCGTCCATCAGCGCGGCGGCGCGCTGCGCCAGAGCCGTGAAGGAGTAGCAGGAGATGTCGAGGCTGCGGACGAAGTTCTCGCGGCTGGTGTTGACGTACTTGCCCTTCAACTCTTCCTTGTCGGCGTAGGCGATGGCGTGGACCAGGAAATCCAGCCCGCCCCAGGCCTCGCGCACCGTCTCGAAGACCTTGTCGATGCTGGCGTCGTCGGTCACGTCGCACGGCACGACCACCTTCGACCCGACGGATTCGGCCAGCGGCACGACGCGCTTGGCCAAGGCGTCGCCCTGGTAGGTAAAGGCCAGTTCCGCGCCGTGCTGGTGCGCCGTATTGGCGATTCCCCAGGCAATCGAGCGGTCGTTTGCGACCCCCATGATCAGCCCGCGTTTACCGGCCATCAGACCGTGACTGTCAGTCATACCGCTTCTCGTGAAATGACGGTGCCCTGCTGGCGCGAGGCGCATCCTACACCAAAGCCCCTAGGGGTCAATTCCAGGTGGCCCCCGCGAAACCGGCTTCCCGGGCCTCGGAAGGCGGGGGGTACGTTCGGCGGGGGAATCGGGTAACATGCCGCCCGGATGCTGCCCTCGGAGGCTGCGATGGAGCGACTTTCCGCGATCTGGGCCCGGCTGGTCTCGGCCAAGGGGCTGGCGGTCTACAGCCTGCGCCGGTTCCTGGAGGACGGCGGCGCGGGCACGGCCGCGGCGCTCAGCTACACCTCGCTGCTCGCCCTGGTGCCGCTGCTCGCGATCACCTTCGCCGTCATGTCGGCCTTCGACGCCTTCGCCGGCCTCGAGGAGATCATCCAGGAACAGCTCCTGGCCGCCATGGTGCCCGAGGTCGCGTCAACGATCAGCCAACACCTCGGCGTCTTCATCGAGAACGCGCGGCGCATGACGGGGGCCGGCATTCTCGGCCTGGCGGTCACCGCCGTCCTGCTGCTGAACACGATCTACGAGGCCTTCAACGAGATCTGGCGCGTGCGCGATACCCGGCCGGTCGCGCTCCGCGTGTTGGTCTACTGGGCCCTTCTGACCCTGGGGCCGCTGATGATCGGCGCCTCGCTGTCGATGTCGGGCTACGCCTTCGCCGTGGTGCAGGAGGCCGGGATCGAGGACTACGCCGAGCCTCTGATCAGCCTGACCGGCACGCTGCCGTTCCTCCTCTCCGCCGTCGGCTTCACCCTGCTGTTCATCCTCGTGCCCAACCGCTCGGTACGGCCGCGCGACGCCTTGGTCGGCGCCCTGGTCGCGGCGCTCGCCTTCGAGGCCCTGAAGAAGGGTTTCGGCCTCTACCTGGAGCACTTTCCGTCCTACCAGGCAATCTACGGCGCCCTGGCGGTGCTGCCGATCTTTCTCCTGTGGATCTACCTCTCCTGGTCGGTCCTGCTGTTCGGCGCCGAGATTACAGCCGCCCTGCCGGAATGGCGGGCGACCGGTGGGCGCCACGCCGAGGCGCAGGCGCCGGGGACCCGGCTCGCGCTCGCCCTGGCCCTGCTGTCGCGCCTGAGGGCGGCGTCGCGCGACGGCCGGATCCTCCGGCAGGACGAGCTGTCCCGCGATCTGCCGGTGGTGCCGAGCCAGCTCGACGGGGTGCTCTCCGACTTGAAGACCGCCAGCTACCTGGCCTACAGCACGAGCGGCGGCTGGGTGCTCGCCCGCGACCTGGCCGCGACCACGATGAACGACCTGGTGGCCGCGCTCGGACTCGCGCTCGCGCCGGGCGACGACTGGCCCGCCGACGTGGCCGCGGCGGTCGGCACCTACGCCGATGCCGGGCGCGACGCCGGGCAGGTGACGCTGGCCGACGCCCTCGACCGAGCTGCGGCCCAGTC from Kiloniellales bacterium harbors:
- the sppA gene encoding signal peptide peptidase SppA yields the protein MRAVLFILKCIVGIFATVGLLVVLVVVGIGIFAAPQETQIPEKVVLTMDFSKGVVETLPDNPLSRASLSDAVVLRDTLEALEAAAADPRVKGLVARVGRGRLGVAQIQEIRDAVKSFRDNEKFAFAFAESFGEGGNGTRHYYLASAFGRVFMQPSGDLDLTGFLIQSPFLRDALDEIGVEPQVGQREEFKGALATFTENSLPEPQRQNLQQLLDSLLGQIAAGIAEERALSPEQVRGLIDSAPHMSTASVEAGLVDELAYWDQVDARITEAAGEDVEFLALNTYADAQTVEEEPGRAVALVYGLGPVQLAESENDPAFGGVVMGSDTVARAIADAIDDPDIEAIVFRVDSPGGSYVAADTIWREMQRARELGKPVIVSMSGLAASGGYFVAAPAHKIVAQPGTVTGSIGVVAGKFVLSGLWDKLEISWDGVQAGDNANLWSSNQRFDEEGWRRLNSRLDATYEDFTGKVADGRGLSADAVSAAAKGQVWTGEAARDLGLVDELGGMRRALALAAEAIGADPDEIRLEDFPERRDPWDALLQDMLGGTLDGARLVVLLDRVARLSDTLGPLLAAQDQLTADPRAGMLRMQRIGIEESPAF
- a CDS encoding class I SAM-dependent RNA methyltransferase; this translates as MTKRARRSGGRQAELVIDSVGGRGDGVGQFEGRPVFVPQALPGERLRVRLGGKRAGGLSGEALELLTAAPDRRSPPCPNFGPCGGCALQHWEEDSYRRWKRGLVVEALSRRGLPGARVGELVSIPAGTRRRASLSAVRLAHDIRLGFHEQRSGKVADIEGCLILTPSLMALLPILRTGLAPVLAPGEDMGVMVTETDGGPDVLLSARRAPARREREALSRFAETADLARLSWIAPASAPEPLALRRPATVEFARAHVEPPPGGFLQPSREGEQALVERVLQVMPSAPGQILELYAGCGSFTFALAKAARVRAVEGDAAALAALARAAAGAGLSGRIETEQRDLARRPLLAGEMAGFDALVFDPPRDGAREQAAEIARSRVPTVVAVSCNPRSFARDARILADGGYVLEGVTPVDQFLWSAHVELVATFRR
- the aroC gene encoding chorismate synthase, with the protein product MPGNAFGHSFRFATWGESHGPAIGCLVDGVPPRIPLGEEDIQPYLDRRRPGQSRYVTQRREPDNVRILSGTFEGVTTGTPIALLIDNVDQRSKDYGDIKDKFRPGHAEYTYWKKYGHYDHRGGGRSSARETAMRVAAGAVARKTLDYLLDQKVVIRAALIQVGPHGINPSNWDWDEVDKNPFWCPDPEAAKTWADFLDQRRKAGSSAGAVIEVRASGVPAGLGEPIYDKLDADLAKAMMSINAVKGVEIGAGFAAAALSGEENADEMRMADGEVTFLSNAAGGVLGGISSGQEIVVRFAVKPTSSILSPRRTVDRFGQDTEIVTKGRHDPCVGIRAVPVGEAMMALVLADHLLRHRAQCG
- the fabI gene encoding enoyl-ACP reductase FabI encodes the protein MTDSHGLMAGKRGLIMGVANDRSIAWGIANTAHQHGAELAFTYQGDALAKRVVPLAESVGSKVVVPCDVTDDASIDKVFETVREAWGGLDFLVHAIAYADKEELKGKYVNTSRENFVRSLDISCYSFTALAQRAAALMDGGGSMLTLTYYGAERVMPHYNVMGVAKAALEASVRYLAADLGQDNIRVNAISAGPIKTLAASGIGDFRYILKWNEYNSPLRRNVTLEQVGGAALYLLSDLATGVTGEVHHVDCGYHSVGMMAVDAAPQVADLLKTLNPDS
- a CDS encoding YihY family inner membrane protein — its product is MERLSAIWARLVSAKGLAVYSLRRFLEDGGAGTAAALSYTSLLALVPLLAITFAVMSAFDAFAGLEEIIQEQLLAAMVPEVASTISQHLGVFIENARRMTGAGILGLAVTAVLLLNTIYEAFNEIWRVRDTRPVALRVLVYWALLTLGPLMIGASLSMSGYAFAVVQEAGIEDYAEPLISLTGTLPFLLSAVGFTLLFILVPNRSVRPRDALVGALVAALAFEALKKGFGLYLEHFPSYQAIYGALAVLPIFLLWIYLSWSVLLFGAEITAALPEWRATGGRHAEAQAPGTRLALALALLSRLRAASRDGRILRQDELSRDLPVVPSQLDGVLSDLKTASYLAYSTSGGWVLARDLAATTMNDLVAALGLALAPGDDWPADVAAAVGTYADAGRDAGQVTLADALDRAAAQSPLRLGKLA